A DNA window from Allokutzneria albata contains the following coding sequences:
- a CDS encoding DUF2017 family protein, which translates to MAENKLDALDPPVTRHTEADEVPAQTAREGDRVLLRLTPTAAATVRMVLRQLLDVLESGTVPEAGRGPFGRRVRLTQNILLRRMFPAVSADPAISADFRARHEPGVRAEVLVATRRVLGGWTGVAEVRLEADEFDDWMTALGAARFLFSPRKGTRLVHRTVGGHDAAATLTMIQDLMEVLVHAACPDLAQQLEAAVAWGHGEPMTAPRD; encoded by the coding sequence TTGGCTGAGAACAAGCTCGACGCGCTGGACCCCCCGGTCACCAGGCACACCGAGGCCGACGAGGTACCCGCCCAGACCGCCCGCGAGGGCGACCGCGTCCTGCTCCGGCTGACCCCGACCGCGGCGGCGACGGTGCGGATGGTGCTGCGCCAGCTGCTGGACGTGCTCGAATCGGGGACGGTGCCGGAGGCGGGCCGCGGTCCGTTCGGCAGGCGCGTCCGGCTCACCCAGAACATCCTGCTGCGCCGGATGTTCCCCGCGGTCAGCGCGGACCCGGCGATCTCGGCCGATTTCCGCGCACGGCACGAGCCCGGGGTGCGGGCGGAGGTGCTGGTCGCCACGCGCAGGGTGCTCGGCGGCTGGACCGGGGTGGCCGAGGTGCGGCTGGAGGCCGACGAGTTCGACGACTGGATGACCGCACTCGGCGCGGCCCGCTTCCTGTTCTCCCCGCGCAAGGGCACCCGCCTCGTGCACCGCACCGTGGGCGGTCACGACGCCGCGGCCACGCTCACGATGATCCAGGACCTGATGGAGGTGCTGGTGCACGCGGCCTGTCCCGATCTCGCGCAGCAACTGGAGGCCGCGGTGGCGTGGGGGCACGGCGAGCCCATGACCGCCCCTCGGGACTGA
- the murI gene encoding glutamate racemase → MSSAPIGILDSGVGGLTVARAILDQLPAERLRYVGDTAHSPYGPLPIAKVREHALDVADRLVASGVKALVIACNSASAACLRDARERYDVPVVEVVLPAARRAVATSRSGRIGVIGTRATVTSRAYEDAFAVSPGTRVTSVACPRFADFVERGVTSGRQILGLAQSYLEPLQRAEVDTVVLGCTHYPMLTGVIQLVMGDAVTLVSSAEETAKDVLRVLTTEDLLAEPGDEPPHHEFIATGPPQPFTKLAHRFLGPVLGTVTGSGDGLLPVPGTG, encoded by the coding sequence GTGAGCAGCGCGCCGATCGGAATCCTCGACTCCGGGGTCGGCGGGCTGACCGTCGCCCGCGCCATCCTCGACCAGTTGCCCGCCGAGCGGCTGCGCTACGTCGGCGACACGGCGCATTCCCCGTACGGCCCGCTGCCCATCGCGAAGGTCCGCGAGCACGCGCTCGACGTCGCCGACCGCCTGGTCGCCAGCGGGGTCAAAGCCCTCGTCATCGCCTGCAACTCCGCGTCCGCGGCGTGCCTGCGCGACGCCCGTGAGCGCTACGACGTCCCGGTGGTGGAGGTCGTGCTGCCCGCGGCCCGGCGCGCCGTGGCGACCAGTCGCAGCGGCCGGATCGGGGTGATCGGCACGCGCGCGACGGTGACCTCCCGTGCCTACGAGGACGCCTTCGCCGTCTCGCCGGGCACGCGCGTCACGAGTGTCGCCTGTCCGCGTTTCGCGGACTTCGTCGAGCGCGGGGTGACCTCCGGCAGGCAGATCCTCGGGCTCGCCCAGAGTTATCTGGAGCCGTTGCAGCGCGCGGAAGTGGACACCGTCGTGCTCGGGTGCACGCACTACCCGATGCTGACCGGGGTGATCCAGCTCGTCATGGGCGACGCGGTCACGCTGGTCTCCAGCGCGGAGGAGACCGCGAAGGACGTCCTCCGGGTGCTCACCACCGAGGACCTGCTCGCGGAACCGGGCGACGAGCCCCCGCACCACGAGTTCATCGCCACGGGGCCGCCGCAGCCGTTCACCAAACTGGCACACCGGTTTCTCGGGCCTGTGCTGGGTACGGTGACCGGTTCGGGTGACGGACTGCTACCGGTGCCGGGGACCGGTTGA
- a CDS encoding DUF2017 domain-containing protein, whose protein sequence is MNSWRREGDRLVATLAQQEAALIRGMVDQIRDMLVGRAEEAPQDELAALTGIRTGPSLAPENPIMARLLPDFHRASMEDPDGELDAEYANSAAALRSLHEPAVLEAKTAATTVVMETCPVDGGEARLSEAEAESWVAALNDVRIALGTALDLTDDMPDELDPSDPRAPHYGVYQWLTWVQGSLVNELLFDDDPAYD, encoded by the coding sequence GTGAACAGTTGGCGCCGTGAAGGTGATCGCCTCGTCGCGACCCTCGCTCAGCAGGAGGCCGCGCTCATCCGCGGCATGGTCGACCAGATCAGGGACATGCTCGTCGGCAGGGCCGAGGAGGCCCCGCAGGACGAGCTGGCCGCCCTGACCGGCATCCGCACCGGGCCGTCGTTGGCACCGGAGAACCCGATCATGGCGCGGCTGCTGCCGGACTTCCACCGCGCGAGCATGGAGGACCCGGACGGCGAGCTGGACGCCGAGTACGCCAACTCGGCGGCGGCGCTGCGGTCGCTGCACGAGCCCGCGGTGCTGGAGGCGAAGACAGCCGCGACCACGGTGGTCATGGAGACGTGCCCGGTCGACGGCGGGGAGGCCCGGCTGTCCGAGGCTGAGGCCGAGTCCTGGGTCGCCGCGCTCAACGACGTGCGCATCGCGCTCGGCACCGCGCTCGACCTGACCGACGACATGCCGGACGAGCTCGACCCGAGCGATCCGCGCGCGCCGCACTACGGCGTCTACCAATGGCTGACCTGGGTGCAGGGGAGTCTGGTCAACGAGCTGCTCTTCGACGACGATCCTGCCTATGACTGA
- a CDS encoding MBL fold metallo-hydrolase, with the protein MLLTILGCSGSLPGPNAPASGYLVEAEGFRLLIDLGNGALGALQSRCDPFSVNAVVLSHLHPDHCADFSALTVLRRYHPAPPYDPRELRLPVFAPEEAPTRLAAAYAPSEEERVAADLSDVYEFHALAEGTIHIGPFEVTAARVAHPCTAFGFRVSHAGQDLVYTGDSGPCEALTRLADGANLLLSEASWPHSPANPVDVHMSGREAGELARAAGVRQLLLTHVPPWTDRRTMLREARAVFAGPIQLAEQGVTYPIGPQNGSAATRRHAALPNRR; encoded by the coding sequence GTGCTGCTGACCATCCTCGGCTGCTCGGGCAGCCTTCCGGGTCCGAACGCCCCCGCCTCCGGTTATCTCGTTGAGGCGGAAGGTTTTCGGCTGCTCATCGATCTGGGAAACGGCGCGCTCGGCGCGCTCCAGTCGCGGTGCGACCCGTTCTCGGTGAATGCCGTAGTGCTTTCACATCTGCACCCTGACCACTGCGCGGACTTCTCCGCGCTGACGGTGCTCCGCCGGTACCACCCGGCCCCGCCGTACGACCCGAGGGAGCTGCGGCTGCCGGTTTTCGCGCCGGAGGAGGCGCCGACCCGCCTCGCGGCCGCGTACGCGCCGAGCGAGGAGGAGCGCGTGGCAGCGGATCTCTCGGACGTGTACGAATTTCACGCACTCGCCGAAGGGACTATCCACATAGGACCGTTCGAGGTGACCGCGGCGCGCGTGGCGCATCCGTGCACTGCGTTCGGGTTTCGCGTTTCGCACGCCGGACAGGACCTCGTCTACACGGGTGACAGCGGACCCTGTGAGGCGCTGACGCGACTGGCGGACGGTGCGAACCTGTTGCTGTCAGAGGCGTCGTGGCCGCACAGCCCCGCCAATCCGGTGGACGTGCACATGTCCGGCAGGGAGGCCGGAGAGCTGGCCAGGGCTGCGGGGGTCCGGCAGCTCCTGCTCACCCACGTGCCGCCGTGGACCGACCGCAGGACGATGCTCAGGGAGGCCCGCGCGGTGTTCGCCGGGCCGATCCAGCTCGCTGAACAAGGCGTCACGTATCCCATCGGCCCGCAGAACGGCTCAGCTGCCACCCGTAGGCACGCGGCCCTCCCAAACCGCCGTTGA
- a CDS encoding SMP-30/gluconolactonase/LRE family protein, whose translation MIAEVALKAEAELGEGPTWDITTGTLLWVDVLRSEVHRYHPGRGTDDSTVVPQHVGAAKPRTRGGLVLNLRDGIALWDRDDSKRWLVYWARDGVRGNDAAVDPAGRLWAGTMRYDTAPGGGWLARVEADGAAKVVLDDVTVSNGIGWSPDSSLMYYVDTPTRRIDVFDYDRESGEAVNRRELCAVDGDGQPDGLCVDADGCIWVALWDGGAVRRYTPDGRLDRELALPVSRPTACCFGGDGFTDLYVTSARTDLPEETLASESLAGSVFVFPDVGQGVPTPLFTG comes from the coding sequence GTGATCGCTGAGGTGGCGCTGAAGGCCGAAGCCGAGTTGGGCGAGGGGCCGACCTGGGACATCACCACGGGCACGCTGCTGTGGGTGGACGTGCTCCGTAGCGAGGTCCACCGCTACCACCCAGGCCGCGGAACGGACGACTCGACGGTCGTGCCGCAGCACGTCGGTGCCGCGAAACCGCGCACGCGCGGCGGCTTGGTGTTGAACCTCCGCGACGGGATCGCGCTGTGGGACAGGGACGACAGCAAGCGCTGGCTCGTCTATTGGGCGCGTGACGGCGTGCGCGGCAACGACGCGGCCGTGGACCCGGCGGGGCGCTTGTGGGCGGGCACGATGCGCTACGACACGGCGCCCGGCGGCGGATGGCTGGCGCGCGTGGAAGCGGACGGCGCAGCCAAGGTCGTGCTCGACGACGTGACGGTCAGCAACGGCATCGGCTGGAGCCCGGACAGCTCGCTGATGTACTACGTGGACACGCCGACCCGTCGCATCGACGTCTTCGACTACGACCGCGAATCGGGCGAAGCGGTCAACCGCCGCGAGCTGTGCGCGGTCGACGGTGACGGCCAACCGGACGGATTGTGCGTCGACGCAGACGGCTGCATCTGGGTGGCGCTGTGGGACGGAGGCGCCGTGCGCCGCTACACCCCAGACGGCCGCTTGGACCGAGAACTGGCACTGCCGGTGTCGCGGCCCACCGCGTGCTGCTTCGGCGGTGACGGCTTCACGGACCTCTACGTCACTTCGGCGCGCACGGACCTCCCGGAGGAGACACTGGCGTCCGAGTCCCTCGCGGGCTCCGTGTTCGTTTTCCCGGACGTAGGCCAGGGGGTTCCCACCCCGCTCTTCACGGGGTAG
- a CDS encoding P1 family peptidase — protein MTDLPGAHNAITDVPGVRVGHYERIGDGWATGTTVVLVDKGATPAVDTRGGAPGTRETSALEPSTLVQRVHGVCLTGGSAYGLASADGVMRWLGERGIGLQVGAEPWQVVPLVPAAVLFDLPLSDWGNRPDAHFGYAACEAAADGLVAMGCVGAGTGATAGVLKGGIGTASTVVTDSCTVGVLLAMNACGETVDQNTGLPWGASSEVNGEFGIGAPNAGEVAAARECLSAKPEPLNTTIGVVATDAALSKAECQRLAIAAHDGLARAVRPAHTMYDGDTFFVLATGGRELPTGSGHRYRTTETRPRELDRLCVAAADAVTRAVVHAMLAAVTISGKPAYRDLYPSAFRSAPK, from the coding sequence ATGACTGATTTGCCCGGGGCGCACAACGCGATCACAGATGTCCCTGGCGTTCGTGTTGGGCACTACGAGCGAATCGGAGATGGCTGGGCGACCGGCACCACCGTCGTCCTGGTGGACAAGGGTGCGACCCCTGCGGTCGACACCCGCGGTGGAGCGCCTGGCACGCGTGAGACCTCCGCGCTGGAGCCGTCGACGCTCGTGCAGCGTGTGCACGGGGTGTGCCTGACCGGCGGCAGTGCCTACGGCCTCGCCAGCGCCGACGGCGTCATGCGTTGGCTGGGGGAGCGGGGGATCGGACTCCAGGTCGGTGCGGAGCCGTGGCAGGTCGTACCCCTGGTTCCGGCTGCGGTGTTGTTCGACCTTCCGCTGTCCGACTGGGGAAACCGTCCGGACGCGCACTTCGGTTACGCGGCTTGTGAAGCCGCTGCTGACGGCCTGGTGGCGATGGGCTGTGTCGGTGCGGGAACCGGTGCGACAGCTGGTGTGCTCAAAGGCGGGATCGGCACCGCGAGCACCGTTGTGACCGACAGCTGCACCGTGGGCGTTCTGCTGGCCATGAACGCTTGCGGCGAGACCGTGGACCAGAACACCGGTCTGCCGTGGGGTGCGTCTTCTGAGGTCAACGGCGAGTTCGGTATCGGCGCACCCAACGCCGGGGAGGTCGCAGCTGCCCGCGAGTGCCTTAGCGCGAAGCCTGAGCCGCTGAACACGACCATCGGCGTCGTCGCGACGGACGCCGCGTTGAGCAAGGCGGAGTGCCAGCGGCTGGCGATCGCGGCTCACGACGGGCTCGCCCGTGCGGTCCGCCCCGCGCACACGATGTACGACGGCGACACCTTCTTCGTGCTCGCGACGGGGGGACGGGAGCTGCCCACGGGCTCCGGGCACCGCTACCGCACCACTGAGACGCGGCCGCGCGAACTCGACCGGCTGTGCGTCGCGGCGGCGGACGCGGTCACCCGGGCGGTCGTGCACGCGATGCTCGCCGCCGTCACGATCTCCGGGAAGCCCGCCTACCGCGACCTCTACCCGTCCGCGTTCCGGAGCGCTCCGAAATAA
- the rph gene encoding ribonuclease PH encodes MARTDGRNDDALREIRITRGFQEWPAGSVLVEFGKTKVLCAASVQDGVPRWRTGSGKGWVTAEYAMLPSATHTRSDRESVKGRVGGRTHEISRLIGRSLRACIDLSALGENTIAIDCDVIQADGGTRTAAITGAYVALADAVTWLGAAGKLADPKPLSCSIAAVSVGVVDGRVRLDLPYEEDSRAEVDMNVVATDAGTLVEVQGTGEGATFARSTLDRMIDVALAGCAQLARLQAEALAAPYPGVLPTGPKA; translated from the coding sequence GTGGCGCGTACCGACGGCAGAAACGACGATGCCCTCCGCGAGATCCGGATCACCCGTGGCTTCCAGGAGTGGCCAGCGGGTTCGGTCCTGGTGGAGTTCGGCAAGACCAAGGTGTTGTGCGCGGCGAGCGTGCAGGACGGCGTGCCGCGGTGGCGCACCGGCTCGGGCAAGGGCTGGGTCACCGCCGAGTACGCGATGCTGCCCTCCGCGACGCACACCCGCAGCGACCGCGAGTCCGTCAAGGGCCGCGTCGGCGGGCGCACGCACGAGATCAGCAGGCTGATCGGCCGCTCGCTGCGCGCGTGCATCGACCTGTCGGCGCTCGGCGAGAACACCATCGCGATCGACTGCGACGTGATCCAGGCAGACGGCGGCACCCGCACCGCGGCGATCACCGGCGCCTACGTGGCGCTCGCCGACGCGGTCACCTGGCTGGGCGCGGCGGGCAAGCTCGCCGACCCGAAGCCGCTGTCCTGCTCGATCGCGGCGGTCAGCGTCGGGGTTGTGGACGGGCGGGTGCGGCTGGACCTGCCCTACGAGGAGGACTCGCGCGCGGAGGTCGACATGAACGTCGTCGCCACCGACGCGGGCACCCTGGTCGAGGTGCAGGGCACCGGTGAGGGCGCGACCTTCGCCAGGTCCACTTTGGACCGCATGATCGACGTGGCGCTCGCGGGTTGCGCGCAGCTGGCCCGGCTCCAGGCCGAAGCGCTCGCGGCGCCGTACCCCGGTGTGCTGCCGACCGGGCCGAAGGCATGA
- the clpS gene encoding ATP-dependent Clp protease adapter ClpS, giving the protein MSTPVAQERTQVEPTEDVVGAQDKPWMTVVWNDPVNLMSYVTHVFQKLFGFSRDHAEKLMLDVHNKGRAVVSSGAKEKVEADVAKLHAAGLWATMQRDS; this is encoded by the coding sequence ATGTCCACGCCCGTTGCGCAGGAGCGGACACAGGTTGAGCCGACCGAAGACGTGGTCGGTGCCCAAGACAAACCGTGGATGACGGTCGTGTGGAACGACCCGGTCAACCTGATGTCCTACGTCACCCATGTATTCCAGAAGCTCTTCGGCTTCAGCAGGGACCACGCCGAGAAGCTGATGCTCGACGTGCACAACAAAGGCAGGGCCGTGGTGTCCTCCGGCGCCAAGGAGAAGGTCGAGGCCGACGTGGCGAAGCTGCACGCCGCCGGTCTCTGGGCGACCATGCAGCGGGACTCGTGA
- a CDS encoding DUF2231 domain-containing protein, with product MVLAQDLTTVDGLPLHPLVVHAVVVLLPLAAVGATLIALRPAWRRRFGWPVLAMTVLGVASVPMATFSGDQLNAAMGGANPLIAEHSALASVLMPLAIGFGVAVLVLVLSGRVSDREPDPTDSRARVWRLASVAAAVLTVVLAVATTVQVVRTGHTGSTAVWEGRVPTGGS from the coding sequence ATGGTGCTCGCACAGGACTTGACCACCGTTGACGGACTGCCGCTGCACCCGCTCGTCGTGCACGCCGTCGTGGTGCTGCTGCCCCTCGCCGCGGTCGGCGCGACCCTCATCGCGCTGCGCCCCGCCTGGCGCCGCCGCTTCGGCTGGCCGGTGCTCGCGATGACCGTGCTCGGTGTTGCCTCCGTCCCCATGGCGACCTTCAGCGGCGACCAGCTCAACGCGGCGATGGGCGGCGCGAACCCGCTCATCGCCGAGCACTCCGCCCTGGCGTCCGTGCTGATGCCGCTCGCGATCGGCTTCGGCGTCGCCGTGCTGGTGCTCGTGTTGTCCGGACGGGTCTCCGACCGGGAGCCGGACCCCACGGACTCACGGGCCCGAGTGTGGCGTCTTGCGAGCGTCGCCGCCGCCGTGCTCACCGTGGTGCTCGCGGTAGCCACCACGGTGCAGGTCGTGCGCACGGGGCACACGGGCTCAACGGCGGTTTGGGAGGGCCGCGTGCCTACGGGTGGCAGCTGA
- a CDS encoding Mov34/MPN/PAD-1 family protein, translating to MLVIRRDLVDAMVAHAREDHPDEACGVLAGPEGSDRPERFIPMTNAARSPTFYQFDSMEQLRLHRELEANGEVPVVIYHSHTATEAYPSRTDVNIAAEPDAHYVLVSTRDPLEHEFRSYRIVEGVVTEEPVEIVDTYDASIERFMLSNTGPDDVPDCR from the coding sequence GTGCTGGTGATCCGACGTGACCTCGTGGACGCGATGGTCGCGCACGCCCGCGAGGACCACCCCGACGAGGCGTGCGGCGTCCTCGCCGGTCCCGAGGGCTCCGACCGGCCCGAGCGGTTCATCCCGATGACCAACGCCGCGCGTTCGCCGACCTTCTACCAGTTCGACTCGATGGAGCAGCTGCGCCTGCACCGCGAACTGGAGGCCAACGGCGAGGTCCCGGTGGTCATCTACCACTCGCACACCGCGACCGAGGCGTACCCGTCGCGCACCGACGTGAACATCGCCGCCGAGCCCGACGCGCACTACGTGCTCGTCTCCACCCGTGACCCGCTGGAGCACGAGTTCCGCTCCTACCGGATCGTCGAGGGCGTGGTGACCGAGGAGCCGGTGGAGATCGTCGACACCTACGACGCCTCCATCGAGCGCTTCATGCTCTCCAACACCGGCCCCGACGACGTTCCCGACTGTCGCTGA
- a CDS encoding rhomboid family intramembrane serine protease, with the protein MQPVPGTTPTPRADARVLPAKPKQAAIAIVGFVAALYLIELIDVITNGALDAGGITPRELSGLTGIIWAPALHFGWDHLAANTLPVLVLGFLTMAGGIGQFVAVTATIWLVGGIGVWLIAPEGTIHAGASILIFGWLTFLLLRGFLTRRFLQIALAVVLFFLYGSALWGILPGQPGVSWQGHLFGAVGGVLAAWLVARASRQTSSRPELPGNLGV; encoded by the coding sequence GTGCAGCCAGTTCCCGGAACGACCCCGACGCCCCGTGCCGACGCGCGCGTGCTGCCGGCGAAACCGAAGCAGGCGGCCATCGCGATCGTCGGCTTCGTGGCCGCCCTGTACCTGATCGAGCTGATCGACGTGATCACCAACGGCGCACTGGACGCGGGCGGGATCACCCCGCGCGAGCTGTCCGGGCTGACCGGGATCATCTGGGCGCCCGCGTTGCACTTCGGCTGGGACCACCTCGCCGCCAACACGCTCCCGGTGCTGGTGCTCGGATTCCTGACGATGGCGGGCGGGATCGGCCAGTTCGTGGCGGTGACCGCGACCATCTGGCTGGTCGGCGGGATCGGCGTCTGGCTGATCGCGCCCGAGGGCACCATCCACGCCGGGGCATCGATCCTGATCTTCGGCTGGCTGACCTTCCTGCTGCTGCGCGGGTTCCTCACCCGGCGCTTCCTGCAGATCGCCCTCGCGGTCGTGCTGTTCTTCCTCTACGGCAGCGCCCTGTGGGGCATCCTCCCCGGCCAGCCCGGGGTCTCCTGGCAGGGCCACCTCTTCGGCGCGGTGGGCGGCGTGCTCGCCGCGTGGCTGGTGGCGAGGGCGTCCAGGCAGACTTCGAGCAGGCCCGAACTCCCCGGTAACCTCGGGGTGTGA
- a CDS encoding MoaD/ThiS family protein — MAVTVSVPTILRTHTGGEKTVEASGTTLAEIIDDLESRHGGLKTRLVKEGSLHRFINVYVNDEDVRFAGGLEAAVKDGDNVTILPAVAGGAR; from the coding sequence ATGGCCGTCACCGTTTCCGTCCCCACCATCCTGCGCACGCACACCGGTGGCGAGAAGACGGTCGAGGCGTCCGGCACCACCCTCGCCGAGATCATCGACGACCTGGAGAGCCGCCACGGTGGCCTGAAGACCCGCCTGGTGAAGGAGGGGTCGCTGCACCGCTTCATCAACGTCTACGTCAACGACGAGGACGTGCGCTTCGCCGGTGGACTGGAGGCCGCGGTCAAGGACGGCGACAACGTCACCATCCTGCCCGCCGTGGCCGGCGGCGCGCGCTAA
- a CDS encoding ThiF family adenylyltransferase translates to MGVLAVKFVERAKPRVKPEHAPHRISGDRIRVGGSVHGIATEIADPTGAVWTLLECLDGTRPAGEIVDHVVERHPDSTREDIRGVLGQLIAMGYIEDTRADEPDELTERERTRYARGARFYRWVDLAPRPSRWETQLKLRDASVAVIGLGGTGGALALSLAASGVGHLHCVDGGTVELADLNHQVIYAEPSIGRGKAEAAAARLRELNSDISVTVSAGHLSSATGLADLTDLARRFDVLVLATGRTRAVREWANHASLRTRTPWVDAGYQGPRTAVAVYVPGLGACYECLRLADPAQEAEIKSNAAHAASAGIAGFLASYAVISLVAGISPVRSGRISGLNLVDPERGHIVEAPRRPGCPACGVKSGR, encoded by the coding sequence ATGGGGGTGCTGGCTGTGAAGTTCGTCGAGCGCGCGAAGCCCAGGGTGAAACCCGAGCACGCGCCGCACCGGATTTCCGGCGATCGAATACGGGTCGGCGGATCGGTGCACGGAATCGCGACCGAGATCGCCGATCCGACCGGCGCCGTGTGGACCCTGCTGGAGTGCCTCGACGGGACGCGCCCCGCGGGCGAGATCGTCGACCACGTGGTCGAGCGGCACCCGGACAGCACCCGCGAGGACATCCGCGGCGTGCTCGGCCAGCTCATCGCCATGGGCTACATCGAGGACACCAGGGCCGACGAACCGGACGAGCTGACCGAGCGGGAGCGGACCCGGTACGCGCGCGGCGCCCGGTTCTACCGGTGGGTGGACCTCGCACCGCGGCCGAGCAGGTGGGAGACCCAGCTCAAGCTGCGGGACGCCAGCGTCGCCGTGATCGGCCTCGGCGGCACCGGCGGTGCGCTGGCGTTGTCGCTGGCCGCGAGCGGTGTCGGGCACCTGCACTGCGTGGACGGGGGCACCGTCGAGCTGGCCGATCTCAACCACCAGGTCATCTACGCGGAGCCGTCCATCGGCCGGGGCAAGGCGGAGGCGGCAGCCGCCCGGCTGCGCGAGCTCAACTCCGACATCAGCGTCACCGTCTCCGCCGGGCACCTCTCCTCGGCCACCGGCCTCGCCGACCTGACCGACCTGGCGCGTCGCTTCGACGTGCTGGTGCTCGCGACCGGGCGGACGCGCGCGGTGCGCGAGTGGGCCAACCACGCCAGCCTGCGGACCCGGACGCCCTGGGTCGACGCCGGTTATCAGGGGCCCCGCACCGCGGTCGCGGTTTATGTCCCGGGACTCGGTGCCTGCTACGAATGCCTTCGGCTCGCCGATCCTGCGCAGGAAGCCGAAATCAAGAGTAATGCCGCTCACGCCGCGTCGGCCGGTATCGCCGGATTCCTCGCCTCTTATGCGGTCATTTCTCTTGTTGCCGGAATAAGTCCGGTGCGCTCGGGCCGGATCAGCGGCCTGAACCTGGTCGACCCGGAGCGCGGGCACATCGTCGAGGCGCCGAGACGGCCCGGCTGTCCAGCCTGCGGGGTGAAATCGGGCCGGTGA
- a CDS encoding ATP-dependent Clp protease adaptor ClpS, whose translation MNDASWRVLVWDDDVNTTHVVQYVLYRVCGMSLIDAARTMIMIHQQGYAEVARFSERSDAERLVSGLMVCGLRGGLARVEAVTVG comes from the coding sequence ATGAACGACGCGAGCTGGCGTGTCCTGGTCTGGGACGACGACGTCAACACCACCCACGTCGTGCAGTACGTGCTGTATCGCGTGTGCGGCATGTCCCTCATCGACGCGGCCCGCACCATGATCATGATCCACCAGCAGGGCTACGCCGAGGTGGCCCGGTTCTCCGAGCGGTCCGACGCCGAGCGGTTGGTGTCCGGGCTGATGGTGTGCGGGCTGCGGGGCGGCCTTGCCCGGGTCGAGGCGGTCACCGTTGGCTGA
- a CDS encoding PLP-dependent cysteine synthase family protein gives MARYDSLLDALGDTPLIGLPRLSPSADVRLWAKLEDRNPTGSIKDRPALAMIEAAERDGRLRPGCTILEPTSGNTGIALAMAAKLKGYALVCVMPENTSVERRQLLLAYGARIITSPAAGGSNQAVATAKKISAENPDWVMLYQYGNPANAEAHYRGTGPELLRDLPTLTHFVGGLGTTGTLVGVGRYLRQHKKDVQIVAAEPRYGELVYGLRNLDEGFVPELYDPEVLTGRYSVGSLDALRRTRQLLEHEGIFAGISTGAVLHAALAVAEKAAGAGETADIAFVVADAGWKYLSTGAYSGTLEEAAARIDGHLWA, from the coding sequence ATGGCCAGGTACGACTCGCTGCTCGACGCGCTCGGCGACACCCCGCTGATCGGGTTGCCGCGGCTGTCGCCCAGCGCGGACGTGCGCCTGTGGGCGAAGCTGGAGGACCGCAACCCGACCGGCTCGATCAAGGACCGCCCGGCGCTGGCCATGATCGAGGCGGCAGAGCGGGACGGCCGGCTGCGCCCCGGCTGCACGATCCTGGAGCCGACGTCCGGCAACACCGGCATCGCGCTGGCCATGGCCGCCAAGCTCAAGGGCTACGCGCTGGTCTGCGTCATGCCGGAGAACACCTCGGTGGAGCGGCGGCAGTTGCTGCTGGCCTACGGGGCGCGGATCATCACCTCGCCCGCGGCCGGCGGGTCGAACCAGGCGGTGGCCACGGCGAAGAAGATCTCCGCCGAGAACCCGGACTGGGTGATGCTCTACCAGTACGGCAACCCGGCCAACGCGGAGGCGCACTACCGCGGCACCGGGCCCGAGCTGCTGCGCGATCTGCCGACGCTGACCCACTTCGTCGGCGGGCTCGGCACCACCGGCACCTTGGTCGGTGTCGGTCGCTATCTGCGGCAGCACAAGAAGGACGTGCAGATCGTCGCGGCCGAGCCTCGCTACGGGGAGCTGGTCTACGGTCTGCGCAACCTCGACGAGGGCTTCGTGCCCGAGCTGTACGACCCCGAGGTGCTGACAGGCCGCTACTCGGTCGGATCGCTCGACGCACTGCGCCGCACGCGCCAGCTGCTGGAGCACGAGGGCATCTTCGCCGGGATCTCCACCGGGGCAGTCCTGCACGCGGCCCTCGCGGTCGCGGAGAAGGCAGCAGGTGCCGGAGAGACCGCGGACATCGCCTTCGTCGTGGCGGACGCGGGGTGGAAGTACCTCTCCACCGGTGCTTATTCGGGAACCCTCGAAGAAGCCGCCGCGCGCATCGACGGCCACCTCTGGGCCTGA